CAAAACTATCAGTGTTCAAATGACGTGACATGGCGCTAATAACAGACTGAATGGACTCACTGCTGTTTGAAGTGGCTGTTGGGATGTAAGATAGATTCTTGCTGAAACATGAGAGCTCTGATTGTACAGGAAAATTGTCTGTAGTATCATTCTGGCGTCTTTCTGCTTTCCAACTCTCACCCATGAACCTCAAGATTTCAGTAGATTTGCTTCGCTGACTACTGTTTATGGCTAAAAGATGACTAAACATCCTCAACACTCCAACAGGCAGCCTGTTCCACGGTGAGGGAGCATCGTCAAGCTGGCTGTGATTTTGCCATTCAACAAATCTATTCTACTCTTTGTCTCTAGGCATTGCCAACTGCCAGGGAAACTCTCCTGTTAGCAAGCAATAAAGAACAACACCAAATGCCCACACATCAAGAGTGGAGTCTACAACCAAACGATCCTTGTCAGTAAGCTGGCACATCTCAGGGGCCATGTAAGAGCCAGTCCCAGACTTGGTTTGAATTGCTGTTCCCTTGAAACGTGAAAGACCAAAGTCAGAAATTTTAATGCAATGACAGTGCTGATCAAACACCAAAATGTTCTCTGGTTTAATGTCCATATGCACcagtcctttattttctataaattccAGTGCATTGGAGATCTGCACTGCACATCTCTTCACTGTGTCTCCTGGAAGTCcagtctgaaaaaaataaatcaattgatTCAGCATCttttaaacatgttacaatgaGAAGGTAAAAAGTGTTTAAAGCACCAAGTTGATGTAAAATCAATTCAAGGACTTGTACTTACATTGGGTAGAATGAGAGATAACAAATCACCCACTGGTGACAGCTCCTGGGCAAAAGCAAAGTGGTCACTGGTCTTGAACGCAATGCCGTAACTCCCAATGATATTGGGATGGGATGAGAGGAGGAAGGAGATACTGAATTCCATGAGGAAATTTCCCTCAGTTGTTCTTTTCCTGTCCATCATCTTTACTGCCATTCTCTGATCTGTGAAGTAAAGGTCATGGTTAGTTGTGAATTCATATAGGAAAAAACTGATAGATTTAAGTATTCAATGATAATTTGGCAATGAAATTAGAACTATACAGTACATGGCAACGTTTGACTACAGGACTCGTGCTGGGTCAGTTTTATGATTTTTGTGGCTCAGTAAGGATGAGAATTGTTACCATGTGAATTTTGTCATATATAGAAAAGGAATGTCCAAGGGATATCAGCCTCTTGTAAACCTGGCTGAAAAATGATCCCATAAATGTAGATTATGAAAAGGGCGATAATTGACCACACTGACCTGTTTTTATGTCTTTTACCATGAACACTGAAGCATAGCCACCCCCTCCAAGCTCCTTCATGACGTGGTAGCTGTCCTCAAGTTCTATTTCCTGCAGGAACTGGGAAGCAAAGGAGACCAATCCTTCCAGGGTAAGCTCCACATCACGTACACTGGAGGCCATTGTATCCTGGATGAAggcagaaacaatattttatttactttaaacaCCACGTTATGTTAGGAATATATttagagaaacatttttatttttgcaatcctGTCCATATAAAAAAAAGGAACTAGTGTCCTACACAAATAACATGTACGAcaattataattgtttatttttgtatttgtagAAGATAAATAGTAGTCATTATTCTATAATACACAGCTTTGATATCACCAATTATCTGATTAGACTTGCTAGTAAATCAATGTTTTAAATTTACAGATTAATAAAATGATCAAGATTTAGAATTTCAAATCACAAACATGTAatcatttctacaatgactatagGTATCTTACCTTGGAGAAATGTTTACTTTAGTCTTGAATATATCTGGTATAATTTCAGTAGTGTTGGAAACTGCTAAAAAAGTCTTCACAATATAACAGAGGTAAATTGCAATCTATTCTGTAATAAAACAGTCGCTCTGAGTCTAAAGCAGTAGAGAAAGTCACTAATCAGAATGGGAAGATGTCTGGCTTATGTGAGGAAGGTGGGATGGAGCAGGTAAATGT
The Mixophyes fleayi isolate aMixFle1 chromosome 1, aMixFle1.hap1, whole genome shotgun sequence DNA segment above includes these coding regions:
- the LOC142110557 gene encoding serine/threonine-protein kinase SBK1-like, encoding MASSVRDVELTLEGLVSFASQFLQEIELEDSYHVMKELGGGGYASVFMVKDIKTDQRMAVKMMDRKRTTEGNFLMEFSISFLLSSHPNIIGSYGIAFKTSDHFAFAQELSPVGDLLSLILPNTGLPGDTVKRCAVQISNALEFIENKGLVHMDIKPENILVFDQHCHCIKISDFGLSRFKGTAIQTKSGTGSYMAPEMCQLTDKDRLVVDSTLDVWAFGVVLYCLLTGEFPWQLAMPRDKE